TTCCGAATAGGACTCCGCTGACCAACGCCAAGACCAAAGCTACCAAATAAACGTTAGCATCCGGACTTACCGGCACATGGAGGGGGAATCGCGGAAATGGCTGCCACACGCTCAACCGGCGCAAAAGCAGAATGCTTGCTATGAGTCCTGCAACGCCTCCAGCGAGCGAAAGCAGCACGGATTCGGTGAACAGCTGGCGCAAAATGCGATTGCGGCTCGAACCAAGAGCCAGGCGCAAGGCCACTTCGCGAGAACGGTCGGCGGCCCGCGCCGCAAACAGGCTCCCCAGGTTGGCACAGGCCGCCAACAGTATCAAACCCGAGAGGAGCATCAACCCGGTGAGAAAAGCCCGTGTTGGCCCGTTCAAATAGTCGCCATGAAGACCAGGCCGCGCCAGTGTATAAGGGTCATTACTTTCTTCTTTGGGATAGCTTTTTTTAAGATACGAATCCACGGAGTTCAGATCGGCAGTGGCCTGCGCCGGAGTGACTCCCGGCTTCAGACGTCCCACCATCTCAAACATCCAACGGATCCCGCGCGCGTTCAATATCGTCTTGTCGCCGGATAACTGCTCATGGTTCACGATGGGCACGAAGATATCCGACGCGAAAAACAAGACGGTCCCCTGGAACCCTGGAGGTGCCACGCCAAGGATGGTGAATGGATGCCTGTTGAGCCGAACAACGCGGCCCACCATGGTGCGATCGTCCTGAAAATGGTTGTGCCAATATGCGTAGGAGAGCACGACAAACGGCGCGCTGTTTGGGCCATGCTCATCGGAAGCGTGGAAGAATCGCCCAAGGTACGGTTGAATGCGCAATACGTCGAAGTAGTTTCCGCTGGTTTCGTATTCCCAGACATTGGATGGATCTTTGCCCGTGTCCAGCCCTGCCTGAGAGATGGCCCAGGCAGCCACATCGTCGAAGCTACGATTGCGCTGGCGAAGATCGAGATAATCGGGATAGGAGTGGGACCCGACGTCGCTCCCATGTTGGACTACGAAAAGGCTCTCTGCCTGAGGCACATTCAGCGGACGCAGGATGAGCGCATTCAATACGCCGAAGACGACTGCGTTGGCGCCGATGGCCAGCGTCAGTGTCAAAACGGCAGTGATAGTGAAGCCGGGAGACTTGCGCAGTTGGCGCAGCGCAAATCGCACATCGGCCCAGATCGATTCCAGCGTCGGCCACTGCCACACCTCGCGGCTGCGTTCCTCAAGCAGCATCCGGTTGCCGAAAGCTCGCCGCGCCGCCCGCGCCGCTTCTTCGGCACTCATCCCCTCACACATCAACTGCTCGGTACGTTCTTCAATGTGGAGGCGAATCTCTTCGGAGAGATCTTCGTAGAGCTTACGGCGGCGGAAAATCTGCGGAATCCAGTCCATTGGAGATTCCTTTCAGCTGGCCCCATCAACTTGTTGTGACTTTACCCGGGTTCAAGACCAGTGAGATGCCCTCAAACATGCGCTCAAAGCTGGAAATCTGCTGCTCCAGGCGGCGCAGGCCTGCAGCAGTTATCTGATAGGTTCTCACTCGGCGATTGGTTGAAGAGAGTTTCCACTCCGCCTTCACCAGCTTTGCCTTCAGCAACCGCTGCAACGCTGGATAGAGCGAACCCTCTTCCACTTGCAGCAGGTTGTTGGACCGTTGCTGGATGTGCTGCACCAGCGCATATCCATGGGCCGGCTCACGGCGAAGCGACTCGAGGATCATCATCTCGAGCGCGCCCGGAAACAAATCGCGTGAATTGGTTTCTGTCATAGACTTGTTCACTGCAGGCATAGAGTAAACAAGTATAGAGAGATTGTCAAGGCACACTTCCCATTGTCCGTGAACGACTGATGGGATCAATTGTTGCCAACAGGCCAACGCGAGCATTGACCTATTCAGATCGATGCCTGCTTCGCCAAGCTTCTCTATCAGGGAGATAACAAGACTCTTTTTCGATCGGTGTCAGTCCCTGAAGATACGAGCACTTCAATCATCAACATCTGGCAGGTGCGCGACTTGGGCAGTGCTTGATAGTGCAGATCAACCCTGAAGTCGCTTGGTCCCAACGAAAGGAAACGTTGGAAAAGGTTGTCCTCTGATATCCAGCAGCAATGCTTGCAGCATGGATAGCTCTGGAAAGGCGGTCTTTATCATTGATTGGCCCATTGGACTTCATCGTTACGGTAAACAAGGGCATAGAACCTTCTGATTGCTGGATATTTCTGCCTCCCGAGATTTCATGAGCTCCCATCTCGGTTGTTGATTCTTTATGAGCAGTTCGCAATCCATTGCGGCAGATCTCGAAGCAGGCTCTACCGCTCTTGAGGTCTTAAAGGTAATGATCTGTTTTTCGTTAGGCTCAGCGTGAATACGGTCCTCTCTCGATTCGATTCTTCGAGGCAGACGCTGCCACCGTGTTCTTCAGCTACTCGACGAGCCAAGGCGAGACCAAGGCCTGTTCCGTTGGGTTTTCCTGCGGTCACGAAGGGCTCGAACAATGTTCTCCGGACAGAGGCAGGTATGCCAGGACCATTGTCCAGGATTGTGAGGTAGATCAGTTCATCGACTTCAGTAAGTTGGATCTCCACCTCAGGTACGTGACTTGAGCGTGTCGCAGCTTGGCAGGCATTGAGCAGCAAGTTGTATATGGCACTTTCAAGATTCCTTACATCCATAACTGCCTTTGCCGGCGGGAACTCGCCGGCTCTGACGAACACGTTCCGCCCGTCTGGATGAAACTTCACTGCCGCAACGGCTTTCTCAACAACCATAGAAACACGCTCATAAACCAGCGGATTGTTCCGTCCACTCCCGCCGAATTGCAGTAGTGAATCAATGCGCTCCGTCGTCGCTAGTATTGCTTCCTGAATTTCGAGCAGAAGATCAGCACGCACGCTCGCACATAAATCGTTGCGCTCGAGAAACTCGGCGTTCGCATAGATCGCCGAAAGTGCGTGGCGCATATCGTGGAATATTGAGCATGCCATGATGCCAATTGCTGACATTCTCTCCGTCTCAATCAGTCGGCGCGGTTCGCCCTTCTGCATCTTGTTTTCCAGATCCGGACCAAGGCCCTTACGAAACTCGAGGACATTGCCGCCGTCTGAAACTTCTGGCTTCCTAAGGTGCGTTCTCACTGTTCCCCCTTGTGATCCGGTTCTTGGTGCTCGCGGCCGGTTGCCTCAAGACAATCGGCGAGGTAAACACAGCCGTCGAAAGGCATCTTCGTGCGGCTCAAATCCAGCGGATGTGTTTTTGTGCCTCACGCTACGTTGAACTCTTCATAGATGATTCGCGACCGTTATTTATCCTTCTGACCGTGGTATGGACGACTAATCATTGGTCCCAAGCATTTCGCCGATCTGGCCTGGCGCGAATAAAACCTTCCGATTGGCAAAGCCCTATTGCGGAGGGCTCGTCGATGCGGCCCGAGAATTCTGCTCAACCAGTCACACTGCAAGAGAAAGGGATTCGGCCCTAAGAATCGAATTGAGGACGGCGGAGTTAGCCGCGATTCACGAGCTGAGCTATCACCTCACGAAGCGGCGTCGCTCCATTTACATGCTCTGTTCCTGGGACGCCAAAGTGAATCCAACCAGAATTGAATCCATCGACCATCTCCGCTCGAGGCGCCGTTCGTCCCTCTGGCATCCCCTGTGAAACCCATAACGTCTCCCATTCCGCCCTGGGAACGGCAATCGCCTCGACGGGACGTCCAACTGCTTCTGCGGAAGCATTTGTTATGTCGAGGGGGCTGTAACCTTCCGGGCCCGCAACTTCGATATGGCGAATTCCGGTCCAGCTCTGGGTAAGCGTTTGTGCACCCACCTTGCCGATGTCCGCGGTCGCAACGAGGGGAAACTTTCGGTCAAGCGGATGGAGCTGAAACCGGATCTTACATTCATTCCGCGCGCTCGGTAAGTCACCGGCTGAGTTCTCAATGAACCAGCCGGCGCGCAGAAATGCATGAGAGAACGGAAGATCGCTCAACGTCTCTTCGAGGAGATGTGAGCTTGTGATCAAACCCAATCCACTGGCCTGTTCCGCTCCTATGGATGACAGATAAACCGCCTTCGACGGCAGAGATCTTGATAGTGCCTCATGCAGGACCTTCAACGTCGCCTTGGTCTCGGCGAAGCCTGGGGCCGGTGCGAAGTTTGGAGGAACCATGACGAAGACGCCAGCGACACCGGTGAACGCGGTCGTTAGCGCATCCACATCGTCGTAGTCGGCTTTGAAGAGCCCCACACCTCGCCTCTGCCACTCCTCTGCTTTCTCGGGATTCCTTACGATCCCTCGAACCTTCTCGCCCTTTGCAAGAAGGGTGCGCGCGACGGCGCCGCCTACCTTCCCTGTGATTCCCATGACTGCGTACATGTTGATGGCTCCTGGTTTCTTTTGTTCTTATGGGTGACACCGCCAATCGAAGCCGCGTCGTCACCAAAAAATCCTATCAAGCCCGCTACTCGGGCAAAGCGATACCGCTGAGGCGCTCGCAGATTGCGAGGAGCCGATCTTGATTCGCAATGTCGTGGGCAGTTGGAAGAGCACCCTTCCTCCTTAAGTGATAGAAGTACTCTCCAGTGACGAGTGCCTCAGCTTGATCGCTTGAGGAAGCCCAACCTGTGTGCATGTGCCTCATTCGAGATTAGGGGTTGATCGTTCTATCTTTTTTCGCTACTGTTGCTTTGAAACTGTTGACTGCGTTGAATACCTGCGATCGTGCTATACGGTGGCCAGCTCAGCAGGAAGATCGGCTATTAAAGCACTCTTGCAACCGTACCCATGGCTGGGCCACCGCGAAATTCGCAGGTCCTTGTACCTATTCACGGTGAGTCGAAAACTAAAGGCCACCTATGCGTCATAACAACCTGTCGATTCTGAGATAGGCGGAACAACGCTGAGACGATCGATCGCATGCTTGACAAGTCCTTGCACCTCAAATGGCGACAGGCCGAGAAACTTCGCAACCTCTCTTTCAGGCGAATGGATGATCAATCTCAGCATGAATGCCAGGCGGGGGAGATCGGGCAAGCTACCAATAGAACTCGACTGAAAAAACTGGTTCTCATCTTCCTCTCTGCGCGCGTCCGACAGTACCGCAATCGCCTGAGTGATGAGAACGTCTCGAACCTGACTGTAAGCGAGTGCCGGAATAGAAGATTCAAATGCAGTCACATCGAGCTTCGCCATCGTGCGCGCGAATGTGTCTTCGACGAGCTTGCCATCTGCTACGAGATGCCAAACCAGCGTTGCGAATTCATCCAGGTGCTCGAGCAGCAGGAAGCACCATGATGCGCTTTTCGGTGATGGGGTAAATGATACGGATGTGAATGAAGTTGCCATGGCTGTTATTCCTAGCTTCGTAATGGGGAGGGCTGAAATCCAATTGACTGCGGAGACGTCATGCAGCACGGCCTTCCGAACGGCTGGTCGCCTCCGCAGCACGGCGGTCTGCTCTTGGTTTTGAGCAGCCGAACCGCTCGAAAACGTCGTTCATCGTATCCTGCAACCGAGTGTTAGGGCGATGCATTTTGCGGGTTGCCTTTGCTATCAGCCGAGTGAGTAAATAGCGATTCGATGCATGGGCGAGAGCCATAAATGTTAAGTCAGCACGCATGGTGTTCCTCCGGATGCCCGATCTTAGTTGCAGATGTTAATTTCAGGATTGATGATCTGCTATATGACGATGGCAGCCCTTTTTGAGGGGCACCATTATGGCAGGTACGACGAGCGATTTCTGTCGCTGCGCCTGATCTGGATTTGCGTGTGTTCGTTCCTTGAGCCACGATCGCACACTGAACGCGTATACGCCGATGCA
This portion of the Acidicapsa acidisoli genome encodes:
- a CDS encoding NmrA family NAD(P)-binding protein, which encodes MYAVMGITGKVGGAVARTLLAKGEKVRGIVRNPEKAEEWQRRGVGLFKADYDDVDALTTAFTGVAGVFVMVPPNFAPAPGFAETKATLKVLHEALSRSLPSKAVYLSSIGAEQASGLGLITSSHLLEETLSDLPFSHAFLRAGWFIENSAGDLPSARNECKIRFQLHPLDRKFPLVATADIGKVGAQTLTQSWTGIRHIEVAGPEGYSPLDITNASAEAVGRPVEAIAVPRAEWETLWVSQGMPEGRTAPRAEMVDGFNSGWIHFGVPGTEHVNGATPLREVIAQLVNRG
- a CDS encoding ATP-binding protein translates to MRTHLRKPEVSDGGNVLEFRKGLGPDLENKMQKGEPRRLIETERMSAIGIMACSIFHDMRHALSAIYANAEFLERNDLCASVRADLLLEIQEAILATTERIDSLLQFGGSGRNNPLVYERVSMVVEKAVAAVKFHPDGRNVFVRAGEFPPAKAVMDVRNLESAIYNLLLNACQAATRSSHVPEVEIQLTEVDELIYLTILDNGPGIPASVRRTLFEPFVTAGKPNGTGLGLALARRVAEEHGGSVCLEESNRERTVFTLSLTKNRSLPLRPQER
- a CDS encoding ABC transporter permease, whose product is MDWIPQIFRRRKLYEDLSEEIRLHIEERTEQLMCEGMSAEEAARAARRAFGNRMLLEERSREVWQWPTLESIWADVRFALRQLRKSPGFTITAVLTLTLAIGANAVVFGVLNALILRPLNVPQAESLFVVQHGSDVGSHSYPDYLDLRQRNRSFDDVAAWAISQAGLDTGKDPSNVWEYETSGNYFDVLRIQPYLGRFFHASDEHGPNSAPFVVLSYAYWHNHFQDDRTMVGRVVRLNRHPFTILGVAPPGFQGTVLFFASDIFVPIVNHEQLSGDKTILNARGIRWMFEMVGRLKPGVTPAQATADLNSVDSYLKKSYPKEESNDPYTLARPGLHGDYLNGPTRAFLTGLMLLSGLILLAACANLGSLFAARAADRSREVALRLALGSSRNRILRQLFTESVLLSLAGGVAGLIASILLLRRLSVWQPFPRFPLHVPVSPDANVYLVALVLALVSGVLFGIIPVRQILRANPYEIVKAGSTGAFGRRITVRDVLLVVQIAICAVLVTSSMVAVRGLMRSMHSNFGFEPQNAMLVDTDLTAAGYSGERVPAMQRRMIDAIQAIPGVDSVGSVNYPPLEPPGTWQGIVYTDTTTDLSPSKAAADPNMFNISPDYFRASGTSLLAGRAFSWHDDTNAPRVAVVNREFASKVLGSVPDAVGRYFKLQDGTRVRVVGLVEDGKYVNLTEGQKPAMFFPLLQSPASWIWLVVRSSRDPQQLAAAMRSVLRDIDPGMVLAIRPWSTELAGTLFPSRMATVSLGVLGIMGAMLSITGIFGMAAYSVSKRLKELGIRVALGAQRKEVLQAALGRAFKLLAIGSAAGLVLGILAGRVLASIVYQATPRDPVVLIGVVLAMAALGLLATWIPAQRALSVNPLILLRED
- a CDS encoding PadR family transcriptional regulator, with protein sequence MTETNSRDLFPGALEMMILESLRREPAHGYALVQHIQQRSNNLLQVEEGSLYPALQRLLKAKLVKAEWKLSSTNRRVRTYQITAAGLRRLEQQISSFERMFEGISLVLNPGKVTTS